In a single window of the Drosophila subpulchrella strain 33 F10 #4 breed RU33 chromosome X, RU_Dsub_v1.1 Primary Assembly, whole genome shotgun sequence genome:
- the LOC119556996 gene encoding innexin inx6: MYAAVKPLSKYLRLKTVRIYDPIFTLHSKCTIVILLTCTFLLSAKQYFGEPILCISSEKHTEYVQSYCWTMGTYILPVEGDRESSSSWDFGFYSSSTAEAFNLSSLRALVAHNEQYARVISIAEGVGPETRGVTKRLYLRYYQWVFMILLFQSLLFYFPSFLWKVWEGQRMEQLCSEVGDALILESTYRTRLQMLTKYFRAQFSPIHCCYSLKYAFCELLNLVISLLNFWLMDVVFNGFWHKYIHALAAIPVYDWNLWNLMTSRVFPKVAKCEMFVYGPSGTPNILDILCVLPLNILNEKIFAVLYVWFLFIAMLAAINILYRLLLFFCSELRLQLLRTHLRLMPKAHVREVLANAGYGDWFVLMCVSINVNTSLFRELVEQLYAKQRQARSMDMETVSVSPSAEIGHPSQQLQTKFDRSVSHNCSIGIDPVTDRNSISSVSSRRQEVPTRATAPTLNLMAPNDEIISMDRFYHESHA; this comes from the exons ATGTATGCAGCCGTGAAGCCCCTCTCCAAGTACCTGCGCCTGAAGACGGTGCGCATATACGATCCCATCTTCACGCTGCATTCCAAGTGCACCATCGTGATCCTGCTGACGTGCACCTTCCTGCTGTCGGCGAAACAGTACTTCGGTGAGCCGATCCTGTGCATCAGCTCCGAGAAGCACACGGAGTACGTGCAATCCTACTGCTGGACCATGGGCACCTACATCCTGCCCGTCGAGGGCGACAGGGAGAGCTCCAGCAGCTGGGACTTTGGCTTCTACTCGTCCTCCACCGCCGAGGCCTTCAATCTGAGCAGCCTGCGTGCCCTGGTGGCCCACAATGAGCAGTATGCCCGGGTCATCTCGATTGCCGAGGGTGTGGGTCCCGAAACTAGGGGCGTTACCAAGCGGTTGTATCTACGCTACTACCAGTGGGTCTTTATGATCCTGCTCTTCCAGTCGCTGCTCTTCTACTTCCCCTCGTTCCTGTGGAAGGTGTGGGAGGGGCAGCGCATGGAGCAGCTCTGCAGCGAGGTCGGCGACGCCCTCATCCTGGAGTCCACCTACCGCACCCGCCTCCAGATGCTCACCAAGTACTTCCGCGCCCAGTTCTCGCCCATCCACTGCTGCTACTCGCTGAAGTACGCCTTCTGCGAGCTTCTCAATCTCGTTATTAGC CTTCTGAACTTCTGGCTGATGGACGTGGTGTTCAACGGGTTCTGGCACAAATATATCCACGCCCTGGCCGCCATACCCGTTTACGATTGGAATTTGTGGAACCTGATGACGTCGCGGGTCTTTCCCAAGGTGGCCAAGTGCGAGATGTTTGTCTACGGGCCAAGCGGCACTCCGAATATCCTGGACATTCTGTGCGTCCTACCGCTGAACATCCTGAACGAGAAGATCTTCGCGGTGCTGTATGTGTGGTTCCTGTTCATCGCGATGCTGGCGGCGATTAATATCCTGTACCGCCTGCTGCTCTTCTTCTGCTCCGAGTTGCGGCTCCAACTGCTGCGCACCCACCTGCGCTTAATGCCCAAGGCGCATGTGCGCGAGGTCCTAGCCAATGCAGGATATGGTGACTGGTTCGTTCTGATGTGTGTGAGCATCAATGTGAATACCTCACTCTTTCGGGAGCTTGTCGAGCAGCTCTATGCCAAACAGAGGCAGGCTCGTTCCATGGATATGGAAACAGTATCCGTGTCCCCATCCGCAGAGATCGGACATCCTTCGCAGCAACTGCAGACCAAGTTCGATAGGAGCGTCAGTCACAATTGCAGCATTGGTATCGATCCAGTAACCGATCGCAACTCCATTAGCTCGGTGAGCAGCCGTCGTCAGGAGGTGCCCACAAGAGCCACGGCCCCGACCCTCAATTTAATGGCGCCCAACGACGAAATCATCAGCATGGATCGCTTCTACCACGAGAGCCATGCCTAG